GATTGTGACGGTTCTACGTGGGTATGTCCACAACTATGATAGTGCAATAAAAATGTTAGATGGTACATTTCAAGTTCCCTTGTCGGAAAAGATATACTTTGGGGGGAAAGCGAATATGCTTTCGCAGCCGGAGTTTCACGACATTCAAAAGGTACGCTCCTTGCTGACTATGATTGATAATGAAGCTGAATTTTACGATATTTTGCGTAATAAACAAGTCGGGATTCAAGTGAAAATCGGTCGAGAAAATTCTTCGACGGCTATGGAAGATTGTAGTTTAATTTCTGCAACCTATTCCATTGGCGAAGAACAGATTGGAACAATCGCGATCCTAGGTCCAACGAGAATGCAGTATTCTCGCGTAATTAGTCTGTTACAATTGTTTTCAAGACAATTTACAGATGGGCTAAATGGATTGTATAAATCAAAATAATAAATTCACTCGAGCGATGAACATTGTCATTGCTGGTGTGTAACATAAAAACTATGCTTGGACGCTCATGTTAAGCATGAGCTCTGGTGCCTTTTAAGGAGGTGAAAGTTGTGGAAGAGCGTAACGAACAAGTAGTTGAAGAAGCGAAAGAAACGCAAACTGAGGAATCTATTACAGCAGAAAACAGTGAAGAAACTGTAGTAGAAGAAAAAAGTGAAGCGGCTCTTTTACAAGAAAAAGTAGATGGATTGCAAGCGAAATTGACGGAAACGGAAGGTCGCACACTACGTCTACAAGCTGATTTTGAAAACTATAAGCGCCGTGTTCAACTGGATAAGCAAGCGGCTGAAAAATATAGATCGCAAAGCCTTGTGTCAGATATTTTGCCAGCTCTTGATAACTTTGAAAGAGCGATGCAAGTGGAAGCGAGCGACGAGCAGATGAAGTCCTTATTACAAGGGATGGAAATGGTATATCGTCAATTGCTAGAAGCGCTGACTAAAGAAGGTGTTGAAGCGATTGAAGCTGTTGGTAAACAGTTTGATCCGCATGAACATCAAGCTGTTATGCAAGTAGAAGACAGCGAGTTTGAATCAAACGCGGTTGTGGAAGAATTCCAAAAAGGTTATAAACTGAAAGACCGTGTGATTCGCCCATCAATGGTAAAAGTAAATCAATAATTTACATAAATGTAGGAGGTTTCGCCATGAGTAAAATTATCGGTATTGACTTAGGTACAACAAACTCTTGTGTAGCTGTTATGGAAGGTGGAGAACCAAAGGTTATTCCAAATCCAGAAGGGAACCGTACAACACCTTCTGTTGTGGCTTTCAAAAATGAAGAGCGTCAAGTTGGGGAAGTAGCGAAGCGTCAAGCGATTACAAACCCAAATACAATCATGTCTGTTAAACGTCATATGGGTACAGACTACAAAGTAGAAGTTGAAGGTAAAAACTACACACCTCAAGAAATTTCTGCAATCATTTTACAAAACTTAAAAGCTTCTGCTGAAGCGTACTTAGGTGAAACAGTAACGAAAGCTGTTATCACAGTGCCAGCATACTTCAACGATGCAGAACGCCAAGCAACAAAAGACGCTGGCCGTATTGCTGGTTTAGAAGTAGAACGTATTATTAATGAACCAACAGCAGCTGCGCTTGCTTACGGTTTAGAAAAACAAGACGAAGAACAAAAAGTTCTAGTATATGACTTAGGTGGCGGTACATTCGACGTATCTATTCTTGAGTTAGCAGATGGAACATTTGAAGTTATTTCAACTGCGGGTGACAACCGTCTTGGTGGTGACGACTTTGACCAAGTTATCATCGATCATTTAGTAGCTGAATTCAAAAAAGAAAATAACATTGATTTAAGTCAAGATAAAATGGCACTTCAACGTTTGAAAGATGCAGCTGAAAAAGCGAAAAAAGATCTTTCAGGTGTAACACAAACACAAATTTCATTACCATTCATTAGTGCTGGGGCTGCTGGTCCATTACACTTAGAATTAAACTTAACAAGAGCGAAATTCGAAGAACTTTCAGCTAACCTTGTTGAAAGAACATTAGAGCCAACTCGTCGTGCATTAAAAGATGCTGGTCTTTCTCCAAGTGAATTAGATAAAGTTATTCTTGTTGGTGGTTCTACTCGTATCCCAGCTGTACAAGAAGCAATTAAACGTGAAACTGGTAAAGAACCATATAAAGGCGTTAACCCTGATGAAGTTGTAGCGTTAGGTGCTGCAGTTCAGGGCGGTGTACTTACTGGTGATGTAAAAGGCGTTCTATTATTAGACGTAACTCCACTTTCTTTAGGTATCGAAACTATGGGTGGCGTATTCACGAAGTTAATCGAGCGTAACACAACAATTCCAACAAGTAAGTCACAAGTGTTCTCAACTGCTGCTGATAACCAGCCTGCAGTAGACATTCACGTATTGCAAGGTGAGCGTCCAATGTCAGCTGACAACAAAACACTAGGTCGCTTCCAATTAACAGATATCCCACCAGCACCACGTGGTATTCCGCAAATCGAAGTAACATTCGATATTGATGCGAACGGTATCGTAAATGTACGTGCAAAAGACTTAGGAACAAGTAAAGAACAAACAATTACAATCCAATCTTCTTCAGGTCTTTCTGATGAAGAAGTAGATCGTATGGTAAAAGAAGCTGAAGCAAATGCTGATGCTGACCAAAAGCGTAAGGAAGAAGTTGAACTTCGTAATGAAGCTGACCAACTTGTATTCCAAACAGATAAAGTTGTAAAAGATTTAGAAGGTAAAGTAGATGCAGCTGAGGTAGCGAAAGCAACAGAAGCAAAAGAAGCATTACAAGCGGCAATCGAGAAAAATGATCTTGATGAAATTCGTGCGAAAAAAGATGCACTTCAAGAAATCGTACAACAACTTACTGTAAAATTATATGAACAAGCTCAAGCAGCTGCTGGTGCTCAGCAAGCAGAAGGTACACAAGGTAACGCTAGTGCAAAAAATGACAACGTAGTTGACGCTGAGTTTGAAGAAGTAAAAGAAGATAAGTAATAAAGTAAAAAAACATAAGTAAGATGACAAAAAGTCAAAGTCAAGCGTGCCTTGGCTTTGGCTTTTTTCATGAATGAAGAAAGTGCTTCGGGCAGGTTAGCTCTTTCATATGAGAGTCTTAAGTTTTTCTTTTTGCATACTGTAAGTGAGGAAACTTTGTTGCAAAGCACTTTCTTTCGGTGTTAAAATTACGTTTATGTGAAAGATTCGGGGGTTACAAATTTATGAATAAAAGAGATTATTATGAGGTGCTCGGCCTTAGCAAGGGCGCTTCAAAAGATGAAATCAAAAAAGCATACCGTCGTTTGGCTAAAAAATACCATCCAGACGTAAGCAAAGAAGAAAATGCAATTGAAAAGTTTAAAGAAGTACAAGAAGCGTATGAAGTTTTAAGTGACGATCAGAAACGTGCGCAGTACGATCAATTTGGTCATGCTGATCCAAATCAGGGCTTCGGCGGTGGAGACTTTGGTGGTGGATTCGGATTTGAAGACATTTTCAGCTCATTCTTTGGCGGAGGTGGCGGCAGACGCCGTGATCCAAATGCACCGCGTCAAGGTGCTGACTTGCAATATCAAGTTACTTTAAACTTTGAAGAAGCGATTTTTGGTAAGGAATTAAATGTTGAAATTCCAGTTGAAGACCCATGTGACACATGTCAAGGCGCTGGGGCGAAACCAGGAACTTCAAAAGAAACATGTAAACATTGTTCAGGAACAGG
This sequence is a window from Bacillus pseudomycoides DSM 12442. Protein-coding genes within it:
- the grpE gene encoding nucleotide exchange factor GrpE, which produces MEERNEQVVEEAKETQTEESITAENSEETVVEEKSEAALLQEKVDGLQAKLTETEGRTLRLQADFENYKRRVQLDKQAAEKYRSQSLVSDILPALDNFERAMQVEASDEQMKSLLQGMEMVYRQLLEALTKEGVEAIEAVGKQFDPHEHQAVMQVEDSEFESNAVVEEFQKGYKLKDRVIRPSMVKVNQ
- the dnaK gene encoding chaperone protein DnaK encodes the protein MSKIIGIDLGTTNSCVAVMEGGEPKVIPNPEGNRTTPSVVAFKNEERQVGEVAKRQAITNPNTIMSVKRHMGTDYKVEVEGKNYTPQEISAIILQNLKASAEAYLGETVTKAVITVPAYFNDAERQATKDAGRIAGLEVERIINEPTAAALAYGLEKQDEEQKVLVYDLGGGTFDVSILELADGTFEVISTAGDNRLGGDDFDQVIIDHLVAEFKKENNIDLSQDKMALQRLKDAAEKAKKDLSGVTQTQISLPFISAGAAGPLHLELNLTRAKFEELSANLVERTLEPTRRALKDAGLSPSELDKVILVGGSTRIPAVQEAIKRETGKEPYKGVNPDEVVALGAAVQGGVLTGDVKGVLLLDVTPLSLGIETMGGVFTKLIERNTTIPTSKSQVFSTAADNQPAVDIHVLQGERPMSADNKTLGRFQLTDIPPAPRGIPQIEVTFDIDANGIVNVRAKDLGTSKEQTITIQSSSGLSDEEVDRMVKEAEANADADQKRKEEVELRNEADQLVFQTDKVVKDLEGKVDAAEVAKATEAKEALQAAIEKNDLDEIRAKKDALQEIVQQLTVKLYEQAQAAAGAQQAEGTQGNASAKNDNVVDAEFEEVKEDK